From one Paenibacillus terrae HPL-003 genomic stretch:
- a CDS encoding helix-turn-helix domain-containing protein, giving the protein MSELLELVGTRIRDLRKSKGLSQEALAEKAGFNSSYIGFIERAERNISLKNLEKIAKALNVGVYQLLTYVKEDDELTEEDSSIKNILTLLRTRESKDTELALKILMDIFIRIDER; this is encoded by the coding sequence ATGTCTGAACTTTTAGAATTAGTTGGTACACGTATTCGAGATCTTCGAAAGTCTAAAGGGCTTTCCCAAGAAGCTTTAGCCGAAAAAGCAGGATTCAATTCGAGTTATATCGGTTTTATTGAGCGCGCAGAGAGAAATATATCTTTGAAAAATCTGGAGAAAATAGCTAAGGCATTGAACGTGGGCGTTTATCAGTTGCTTACATATGTTAAGGAAGATGATGAGCTTACCGAAGAAGATTCGAGTATAAAAAACATTTTGACTCTGCTAAGAACGCGTGAATCCAAAGATACTGAGCTGGCATTGAAGATTCTTATGGACATTTTTATAAGAATTGATGAACGATGA